The following proteins come from a genomic window of Nostoc sp. ATCC 53789:
- a CDS encoding tryptophan-rich sensory protein: MQQSTRGNYRDFWRQLVTLAAIFGAFVINVLSNVFPLNGLSIGEISNTLFKNVLIIPANYAFAIWGLIYLGLFAFGIYQALPNQRDEPDLRKTGYLLVIACVAQSIWVYLFLSRLFALSVIAMLLILLPLIGVYVQLEIGKSRVPRLKKWCLHFPISIYLGWISVATIVNIACALYFHGWNGWGISAITWTLIMVLIATAVAVVIVIQRRDIAYAGVILWALVAIAIKHSDNSILRNTVFVLAIVLVLTATIKSLRPQQENI; the protein is encoded by the coding sequence ATGCAGCAGTCCACAAGAGGCAATTACCGGGATTTTTGGCGACAGCTTGTTACGTTGGCTGCAATCTTTGGTGCTTTCGTTATCAACGTACTATCGAACGTTTTTCCACTCAATGGACTCAGTATAGGGGAAATTTCCAATACTTTATTTAAAAATGTCCTGATTATCCCTGCCAATTACGCCTTTGCTATCTGGGGGCTGATTTACCTTGGGTTGTTTGCTTTTGGAATATACCAAGCTTTACCTAACCAACGAGATGAGCCTGATTTACGTAAGACAGGTTATCTGTTGGTGATTGCCTGTGTTGCTCAAAGTATCTGGGTATATCTGTTTTTGTCTCGGCTTTTTGCTCTTTCTGTAATTGCAATGCTTTTGATTCTGTTGCCCCTGATTGGTGTTTATGTACAGTTAGAAATTGGCAAATCGCGTGTACCTAGGCTGAAAAAATGGTGTCTTCACTTTCCGATCAGCATTTATCTAGGCTGGATTAGCGTGGCGACCATTGTCAATATAGCGTGTGCCTTGTATTTTCACGGGTGGAACGGTTGGGGAATTTCTGCTATAACATGGACTCTCATCATGGTACTGATAGCAACAGCAGTTGCAGTAGTTATAGTTATCCAGCGTCGAGACATCGCTTATGCAGGAGTAATACTCTGGGCACTAGTAGCCATAGCAATCAAACACTCTGATAACTCAATACTCAGAAATACCGTGTTTGTTTTGGCAATTGTCCTAGTTTTGACCGCTACGATTAAAAGCTTACGCCCCCAACAAGAAAATATTTAA
- a CDS encoding MBL fold metallo-hydrolase, producing the protein MRDNLSASSSVDAAELGTELECLPYSVQHHDEGVCLLVKMGPHRILLDCGMEDISSLAKGLTKSERASSPPLPADLVLISHAHPDHSRGLLALHKAFPKLPIYGSEVTSKLLPLNWLDQDAEEISKFCHALPLRSPVEFQDGLVAELFPAGHLPGAVAILLTYTTKQRTYKLLYTGDFFLSNSRLVEGLRLEELRGLDLDVLIIEGSYGTSRHPHRRNQENQLAERINRAIADHCSVILPTPALGLGQEMLMLLRSHHHFTGRDLDIWVDGAVATGCDAYLELLPHLPPSVQNFARHQPLFWDERVRPRVRRLQAEHRPTVGKSPCIVLTDSTSDLGKHCQLDTGPWLILLPEKIDIKVNKEYLAPTTVESYLLAQHSDGPGTTQLIHNLRPQHVIFVHGSPAYLADLTSLEELQNRYHIHSPAANTLVELPIGDTFLQPAAPETNYEGELTELGTVITITLPNMITADPRWRQFADTGLIEARWQGEELVLRGLSQRELLSQNSDRYTWTDVDCCGTCRHQRGQRCWNPASPLYNFKVTLEGYCPAFEGLSSAES; encoded by the coding sequence ATGAGGGATAATCTGTCGGCATCTTCTAGCGTAGATGCTGCGGAACTGGGTACTGAATTAGAATGTTTGCCCTATAGTGTCCAGCATCACGATGAGGGCGTTTGTTTATTGGTAAAGATGGGGCCACACCGCATCCTGTTAGACTGTGGTATGGAAGATATTTCATCGCTGGCTAAGGGGCTTACTAAGTCGGAACGTGCATCTAGTCCGCCCCTACCAGCAGATTTAGTTTTGATTAGCCACGCCCACCCAGATCACTCCAGAGGCTTGCTGGCACTACATAAAGCTTTTCCTAAGTTACCTATCTATGGTAGCGAAGTAACCAGCAAGTTACTGCCACTGAATTGGCTAGACCAAGATGCTGAGGAAATTTCCAAATTTTGTCATGCTTTGCCGTTGCGATCGCCTGTGGAATTTCAAGATGGTTTAGTCGCAGAATTATTTCCCGCCGGGCATCTACCAGGGGCAGTGGCCATTCTCCTTACCTACACTACCAAGCAGCGTACTTACAAATTACTCTATACAGGGGATTTTTTCTTATCAAATTCCCGGTTGGTAGAAGGTTTGCGTTTAGAGGAACTGCGAGGCTTAGACTTGGATGTGCTGATCATTGAAGGCAGTTATGGCACATCCCGTCATCCTCACCGCCGCAACCAGGAAAATCAACTAGCAGAGCGAATTAATCGGGCGATCGCTGACCATTGTTCTGTAATCCTTCCCACTCCTGCTTTAGGATTGGGTCAAGAGATGCTAATGCTGTTACGCTCTCATCACCACTTCACCGGAAGAGATTTAGATATCTGGGTGGATGGTGCTGTCGCTACTGGCTGCGATGCTTACCTAGAACTGTTACCCCACCTCCCCCCATCTGTGCAAAACTTCGCCCGCCATCAACCCTTATTTTGGGATGAACGGGTACGTCCTCGCGTGCGTCGTTTACAAGCAGAACATCGTCCCACAGTGGGCAAGTCACCTTGTATAGTCCTCACCGACTCTACATCTGATTTAGGCAAACACTGCCAACTAGACACCGGCCCTTGGCTGATCCTTCTTCCAGAAAAAATTGATATAAAAGTTAATAAAGAATATTTAGCACCCACCACTGTTGAAAGCTATCTCTTAGCGCAACATAGTGATGGCCCTGGTACTACGCAGCTAATTCATAATTTGCGACCCCAGCATGTCATTTTTGTCCACGGTTCTCCTGCTTACTTAGCAGACCTGACTAGCTTGGAAGAGTTGCAAAACCGCTACCATATACATTCTCCGGCGGCTAACACCTTAGTAGAACTGCCTATCGGCGACACATTCTTGCAACCGGCAGCACCAGAGACTAACTACGAAGGCGAACTGACAGAGTTAGGAACAGTAATCACAATTACCCTACCCAATATGATTACTGCCGATCCGCGTTGGCGGCAATTTGCCGATACTGGTTTAATCGAAGCTCGTTGGCAAGGGGAAGAACTTGTCTTAAGGGGATTGTCTCAACGAGAACTTCTTAGCCAAAATAGCGATCGCTATACATGGACGGATGTCGACTGTTGTGGTACTTGCCGACATCAAAGGGGACAGAGGTGTTGGAACCCAGCTTCGCCGTTGTATAACTTTAAGGTAACTCTCGAAGGTTACTGTCCTGCTTTTGAAGGTTTATCTAGTGCTGAGTCCTGA
- a CDS encoding glycosyltransferase family 4 protein — MNILMLSSTFPYPPTRGGTQVRTFHLLKYLSQRHTVTLATQREGDVTDAEVVELGNYVDHLAIFERPSDSGTTGILKKIQRFGQFVQQGTPPSVLNRYSLEMQRWVDNWVEAGKCDVITCEHSVNEIYVRCLRRATPTHFQKQLKTIVNVHSSVYATCRNQLTTGISENSLRDKINLPLLRRYEQNYCGKFSAIVATTEEDKIQLQEFNPNSEITVIPNGVDLVSFPNRSTDPGGHRLIFIGAMDNLANIDAVCFFSNEVLPAIQKLYPDTIFDIVGSHPVPEVLALDQKPGINVIGRVPSMVEYLHKCTICVVPMRTGFGIKNKTLEAMAAGVPIVASDRGLEGLAVDGVSHPLRALRANTPKEYITAISQLFDQPHLRAELSHNGRHLVETDFTWDIAGKSYEQVCLS, encoded by the coding sequence ATGAATATCTTAATGCTATCTTCTACCTTTCCTTACCCACCAACGCGCGGGGGAACCCAAGTCAGGACATTTCATTTACTTAAATACCTGAGTCAACGCCATACTGTCACCCTCGCTACTCAACGCGAGGGCGATGTTACCGACGCAGAAGTAGTAGAATTAGGCAATTATGTGGATCATCTAGCCATTTTTGAACGCCCTTCAGATTCTGGAACCACTGGAATATTGAAGAAAATACAGCGATTTGGTCAATTTGTGCAACAAGGGACACCGCCAAGCGTACTTAACCGCTACTCACTTGAGATGCAAAGATGGGTTGATAACTGGGTGGAAGCAGGGAAATGTGATGTAATTACCTGCGAACATAGCGTCAATGAAATTTATGTGCGATGTCTACGACGGGCTACGCCTACACATTTTCAGAAACAGCTAAAAACCATAGTGAATGTTCATAGTTCTGTTTACGCTACCTGTCGCAACCAACTAACCACAGGCATTTCAGAAAATTCCCTGAGAGACAAAATTAATCTACCGCTTCTGCGGCGTTATGAGCAAAATTACTGTGGTAAGTTTTCGGCAATTGTAGCGACAACAGAAGAAGATAAAATTCAACTACAAGAATTTAACCCCAATAGTGAAATTACAGTTATTCCCAATGGTGTAGATTTAGTTTCTTTCCCCAACCGTAGCACCGATCCAGGAGGACATCGCTTAATTTTTATCGGCGCAATGGATAATTTGGCAAACATTGATGCTGTCTGCTTCTTCAGCAACGAAGTCTTGCCAGCAATCCAAAAACTTTATCCTGATACAATTTTCGATATCGTCGGTTCTCATCCAGTGCCAGAAGTTTTAGCACTCGATCAAAAACCAGGAATTAATGTAATTGGGCGTGTGCCTTCAATGGTAGAATACTTGCATAAATGTACCATCTGTGTTGTACCCATGCGAACTGGGTTTGGCATTAAAAATAAAACTTTAGAAGCAATGGCAGCTGGTGTACCTATAGTAGCTAGCGATCGCGGCTTAGAAGGATTAGCTGTAGATGGCGTTAGTCATCCATTACGGGCATTACGAGCAAATACACCAAAGGAGTACATCACCGCTATTAGTCAACTCTTCGATCAACCACATCTGCGTGCAGAATTGTCTCATAACGGTAGACATCTGGTAGAAACAGATTTTACTTGGGATATCGCTGGTAAAAGCTATGAACAAGTTTGTCTAAGCTAA
- a CDS encoding helix-turn-helix domain-containing protein, with protein MSRPFEIEIAESEEELKKRLQTANLGNQKEKLIMLWWIKSGQAKEQQDIGKRLAKDTSTVTRWLQKYRSGGLDELLKIKKAPGAKRKIPEGAITALEEELKTGKGFSSYGAIVEWLKQEQGLDIEYATVYALVRYRLGAKLKVPRPQSHKQDEKLVSEFKKNSVSF; from the coding sequence ATGAGCCGCCCTTTTGAGATTGAAATCGCAGAGAGCGAAGAAGAACTTAAAAAACGCCTACAAACAGCTAATTTAGGGAACCAGAAAGAAAAACTTATTATGCTGTGGTGGATAAAAAGCGGGCAGGCCAAGGAGCAGCAAGATATTGGAAAACGCTTGGCTAAAGATACATCAACGGTGACAAGATGGTTACAAAAATATAGATCGGGTGGGCTAGATGAATTATTGAAAATAAAAAAAGCTCCGGGAGCAAAACGGAAAATTCCTGAAGGAGCGATCACGGCACTTGAAGAGGAGTTAAAAACAGGAAAAGGCTTTAGTAGCTATGGTGCAATAGTAGAGTGGTTAAAGCAAGAGCAGGGGCTTGATATCGAGTATGCAACGGTTTATGCATTGGTTCGATATCGATTAGGGGCAAAACTAAAAGTACCACGTCCTCAAAGCCATAAGCAGGATGAAAAGTTAGTATCTGAGTTTAAAAAAAACTCGGTATCATTCTGA
- a CDS encoding Rieske (2Fe-2S) protein — MTQIFEGATKTDDYIRVAQLAEVQAAGSLLVHKEKHTIALFYSNNTVYAIDNRCPHMGFPLQGSTCKDGIVTCPWHYARFDLASGGTFDSWADDVPCFPVEIRDGEVWVNLAPLVNPHSHHSQRLQDGLEQNISLVIAKSTLALLDIGVNPVEPFLMGLEFGTRYNKAGWSTGLTIHTCMMNLLPYLDVEDKPRALFHGLSAVANDSAGAPPEFVVHPLPNSKVDFATLKNWFRQFIQVRDAEAAQRCLVSAIRSGANSKKIADMLFSAATDRRYLDVGHTLDFINKALEALDAIAWQAAESILASLVSGLANASRMEESNSWRYPVDLVAMLESAFEQLPTALSVGKSRQGSWSQPDELIPILLGEDPQAIADSLLNALEAGCTEEQLAGVVTYAAALRVARFHTNNDFGDWNSAHHPFTFANAVHQALRRVPTVEVLRGVFDAAMSVYLNRFLNVPPARLPEPKDTVENPEQLLQQLPDLLNRQQQVNQTGQLVANYLYSGGSAEKLMARLGKLMLRENRDFHVIQEIEAAFRQYSYLGQTSAGIHILVAASRYLAAHSPTMRSQGQTYQIAERLHQGDRLFEES, encoded by the coding sequence ATGACTCAAATATTTGAAGGTGCAACGAAAACAGACGATTATATCCGTGTTGCTCAACTTGCAGAAGTTCAGGCAGCAGGCAGTTTATTAGTCCACAAGGAAAAGCATACCATTGCTTTGTTTTATTCAAACAATACAGTTTACGCAATTGATAACCGTTGTCCTCACATGGGCTTTCCCTTACAAGGAAGCACTTGCAAAGATGGTATTGTTACCTGTCCTTGGCATTATGCCCGCTTTGATCTTGCTAGTGGTGGAACGTTTGACTCGTGGGCAGATGATGTTCCTTGTTTCCCAGTAGAAATCCGTGATGGTGAAGTTTGGGTAAATTTAGCACCACTAGTTAACCCTCATAGCCACCACTCCCAACGTCTGCAAGACGGTTTAGAGCAGAATATTTCTTTAGTGATTGCGAAATCAACGCTTGCACTCTTAGATATAGGGGTGAATCCGGTAGAACCATTTCTCATGGGGCTAGAATTTGGCACTCGTTATAACAAAGCAGGTTGGAGTACAGGTTTGACTATCCATACCTGTATGATGAATCTACTACCTTATCTCGATGTAGAAGACAAACCCCGTGCTTTATTCCACGGACTGTCAGCAGTAGCTAATGATAGTGCAGGTGCGCCACCAGAGTTTGTCGTTCACCCATTACCCAACTCGAAAGTAGATTTTGCGACTCTTAAAAACTGGTTTCGCCAATTTATTCAGGTGCGGGATGCTGAAGCGGCACAAAGATGTTTAGTCTCTGCTATTCGTTCAGGAGCTAATTCAAAGAAAATAGCAGATATGCTGTTCTCTGCTGCTACGGATCGTCGCTATCTTGATGTTGGGCATACGCTTGATTTTATCAATAAAGCATTAGAAGCACTTGATGCTATAGCTTGGCAAGCAGCAGAATCAATTCTGGCTAGCCTAGTTTCGGGTTTAGCCAATGCCTCCCGCATGGAAGAATCCAATTCTTGGCGCTACCCTGTAGATTTGGTGGCAATGTTAGAGTCGGCTTTTGAGCAATTACCGACTGCATTAAGTGTGGGCAAATCTCGACAAGGAAGTTGGTCACAACCAGATGAACTAATACCAATTTTATTAGGTGAAGACCCACAAGCGATCGCAGACTCGCTGTTGAATGCACTAGAAGCAGGTTGTACTGAAGAACAATTAGCTGGTGTAGTTACTTATGCAGCAGCATTACGAGTAGCTCGCTTCCACACCAATAATGACTTTGGAGATTGGAATTCAGCCCACCATCCATTTACGTTTGCAAATGCCGTACATCAAGCTTTACGAAGAGTACCAACAGTCGAAGTGCTAAGAGGTGTGTTTGATGCAGCGATGAGTGTGTATTTAAATCGTTTTTTGAATGTCCCACCAGCACGCCTGCCAGAACCTAAAGACACTGTGGAAAATCCCGAACAATTACTCCAGCAGCTACCAGATTTATTAAACCGTCAGCAACAAGTAAACCAGACAGGGCAATTAGTTGCTAACTATTTATACAGTGGTGGTAGTGCTGAAAAACTGATGGCAAGACTGGGAAAATTGATGCTGCGAGAAAACCGTGATTTTCATGTCATTCAAGAAATAGAAGCCGCTTTTCGTCAGTATTCTTACCTCGGTCAAACTTCGGCTGGAATTCATATACTAGTGGCTGCATCTCGGTATTTAGCCGCTCATTCTCCGACAATGCGATCTCAAGGGCAAACTTATCAAATTGCGGAACGTTTACATCAGGGCGATCGCTTATTTGAGGAATCGTGA
- a CDS encoding IS630 family transposase — protein sequence MGLKTLTGKVITASGVKPTVEVKWPRENFWIYGAIEPLTGDHFLYEYPKLNGECFQQFLDWLSQQLGGDYAILQVDQAPAHTSSAIRWPENIIPLFQPPSAPELNPIERLWQLLKKPLKNQLFSSLQNLRDRIQEIFNQLTLEQVISISSYNFILEALFYAASY from the coding sequence GTGGGACTGAAAACTCTTACAGGAAAAGTGATTACTGCCTCTGGAGTTAAGCCTACTGTTGAGGTGAAATGGCCACGGGAAAATTTTTGGATTTATGGTGCAATTGAACCATTGACTGGAGATCATTTTCTTTATGAATATCCAAAACTGAATGGCGAGTGTTTTCAACAGTTTTTGGACTGGCTATCTCAACAATTAGGTGGGGATTACGCTATTTTACAGGTTGACCAAGCACCTGCTCATACAAGTTCAGCAATTCGTTGGCCAGAAAATATTATTCCTCTGTTTCAACCACCTTCAGCCCCTGAACTCAATCCCATTGAAAGGCTTTGGCAGCTCCTCAAGAAACCACTCAAAAATCAGCTTTTCTCTTCTTTACAGAATTTACGCGATCGCATCCAAGAAATATTTAATCAACTTACACTTGAGCAGGTAATATCTATCTCTTCTTATAACTTTATTCTCGAAGCTCTTTTCTATGCAGCTTCATATTAA
- a CDS encoding calcium-binding protein: protein MSIIVGTPNNDFLVGTSGDDQISGRAGNDNISGDLGNDIIDGGDGNDTLAGNGGNDTFKGSRGDDSIDGGDGFDTADYSNLGKNITLSGVGTITKAGGFGTDTVFKVDRVIADATVANNTIDASQSLPGVAAVADLEAQTISALNVPGLGTLTFNVVNFDNVIGTINDDTLKGDSQNNQLTGLAGNDLIDGRGGNDLIDGGDGNDTLFGGDGDDTFKGGQGNDNIDGGAGFDTADYSKLGKTITLSGVGTVIKAGGLGQDQLLKVDKVVADASVANNTIDASQSLSGVAAVADLEAQTISALNVPGLGTLTFNVVNFDNVIGTINDDTLKGDGQNNQLSGLAGNDLIDGKGGNDIIDGGEGSDTLFGGNGNDTFKGSQGNDKIDGGVGTDTADYSKLGQTITLSGVGTVTKAGGLGQDQLLNVEKIIADSTVANNTIDASASLAGVSITVNLQSQTLTANNVPGLGTLPFTVVNFDDVIGTNEDDFIAGDRQNNKLTGNGGNDTFRGSQGDDSINGGDGFDTADYSSLGKTITLSGVGTITKAGGFGKDTVFKVDRVIADASVANNTIDTSQSLAGVAAVADLEAQTISALNVPGLGTLTFNVVNFANVIGTINNDSLKGDGQNNQLSGLAGNDLIDGRDGNDLIDGGDGNDTLIGGAGDDTFKGSRGNDSINGGDGLDTADYSKLGKAITLSGVGQITKAGGFGTDTVFKVETVIADANVANNTIDSSQSVAGVSVIANLQEQTISALNVPSLGTITFNVLNFDNLIGTNASDSITGDSQNNRLEGRDGNDTISGGFGNDTIIGGQGNDILTGGFGADKFIFNSLSDAIDIIKDYTFGQSDVIQVSKAGFGTTNSGDFTYDNSSGNLSFLGNQFAFIENLSSNVSIQLV, encoded by the coding sequence ATGTCCATTATTGTTGGTACTCCTAACAATGACTTTTTGGTGGGTACTAGTGGTGACGATCAGATTTCTGGTCGTGCAGGCAATGACAACATCTCCGGGGACCTTGGAAATGACATCATTGATGGTGGAGATGGCAACGATACTTTGGCTGGTAATGGCGGCAATGATACATTCAAGGGCAGTCGAGGTGACGACAGCATTGATGGTGGTGATGGCTTTGATACCGCAGACTACAGCAACTTAGGCAAAAACATTACCCTCTCAGGTGTAGGAACAATTACCAAAGCTGGGGGTTTTGGAACAGATACAGTCTTTAAAGTAGATAGGGTAATTGCAGATGCGACTGTTGCCAACAACACTATAGATGCCTCTCAATCTTTGCCTGGGGTAGCTGCTGTTGCTGACTTAGAAGCCCAAACCATCTCTGCTCTTAACGTTCCTGGTTTGGGAACATTGACATTTAATGTAGTCAACTTTGACAACGTTATCGGCACGATTAATGATGACACCCTTAAAGGCGACAGCCAAAATAACCAATTAACTGGTCTAGCTGGCAACGACCTGATTGATGGTAGAGGTGGCAATGACCTGATTGATGGTGGAGATGGCAATGATACATTGTTCGGTGGAGATGGCGATGACACCTTTAAGGGTGGTCAGGGTAACGACAACATTGATGGTGGGGCTGGCTTTGATACAGCAGACTACAGCAAATTAGGTAAAACTATTACCCTCTCAGGTGTCGGGACAGTTATCAAAGCTGGTGGATTGGGCCAAGACCAACTCTTGAAAGTAGATAAGGTTGTTGCTGATGCTAGTGTTGCCAACAATACTATAGATGCCTCTCAATCTTTGTCTGGAGTAGCTGCTGTTGCCGACTTAGAAGCCCAAACCATCTCTGCTCTTAACGTTCCTGGTTTAGGAACATTGACATTTAATGTAGTTAACTTTGACAACGTTATCGGCACAATTAACGATGACACCCTTAAGGGCGATGGTCAAAATAACCAGTTATCTGGTCTTGCTGGTAATGACCTGATTGATGGTAAAGGTGGCAATGACATCATTGATGGTGGTGAAGGCAGTGATACGTTGTTTGGTGGTAATGGTAATGACACCTTTAAGGGTAGTCAGGGCAATGACAAGATTGATGGTGGAGTCGGTACAGATACCGCAGACTACAGCAAACTAGGTCAAACTATTACCCTCTCAGGAGTAGGGACAGTTACTAAAGCTGGTGGATTGGGACAAGACCAACTATTGAATGTAGAAAAGATTATTGCTGATTCTACTGTTGCCAATAACACTATAGATGCTTCCGCATCTTTAGCTGGTGTATCGATTACAGTTAACCTACAAAGTCAAACTTTGACAGCTAATAACGTTCCTGGTCTAGGGACATTACCATTTACTGTAGTTAACTTTGACGATGTAATCGGCACAAATGAAGATGACTTCATTGCTGGCGATCGCCAAAATAATAAATTAACAGGCAATGGCGGCAATGACACATTTAGAGGCAGTCAAGGTGACGACAGCATTAATGGTGGTGATGGCTTTGATACAGCAGATTACAGCAGCTTAGGTAAAACTATTACCCTCTCAGGTGTAGGGACAATTACCAAAGCTGGCGGTTTCGGAAAAGATACAGTCTTTAAAGTGGATAGGGTAATCGCTGATGCCAGTGTTGCCAACAACACTATAGATACATCTCAATCTTTGGCTGGGGTCGCTGCTGTTGCTGACTTAGAAGCCCAAACCATCTCTGCCCTTAATGTTCCTGGTTTGGGAACATTAACATTTAATGTAGTTAACTTTGCCAATGTCATTGGCACAATTAACAATGACTCCCTTAAGGGCGACGGCCAAAATAACCAGTTATCTGGTCTTGCTGGGAATGACCTGATTGATGGTAGAGATGGCAACGACCTGATTGATGGTGGAGATGGCAATGACACATTGATAGGTGGTGCAGGCGATGATACTTTCAAGGGCAGTCGGGGTAACGACAGCATTAATGGTGGAGATGGTCTAGATACAGCAGACTACAGCAAACTAGGCAAAGCCATCACCCTATCAGGTGTAGGACAAATCACCAAAGCTGGCGGCTTTGGAACAGACACAGTATTTAAAGTAGAAACAGTTATTGCTGATGCTAACGTTGCGAATAACACCATAGATTCCTCTCAATCTGTTGCTGGTGTATCTGTCATCGCTAACTTACAGGAGCAAACTATCTCTGCCCTTAATGTTCCTAGTCTGGGGACAATAACATTTAATGTACTCAACTTTGATAATCTCATCGGTACAAATGCAAGTGACAGCATTACTGGCGATAGCCAAAATAACCGATTAGAAGGTAGAGATGGTAATGACACTATCTCCGGTGGCTTCGGTAATGACACCATCATCGGTGGGCAAGGTAACGATATTCTCACCGGTGGTTTTGGTGCAGATAAGTTTATCTTCAATAGCTTAAGTGATGCTATTGACATTATCAAAGATTACACCTTTGGTCAGAGTGACGTAATCCAAGTTTCTAAAGCAGGGTTTGGTACTACTAACAGTGGAGACTTTACGTATGACAACTCTAGTGGTAACTTGTCTTTCTTAGGTAATCAATTCGCCTTCATTGAAAATCTCTCATCCAATGTGAGTATTCAATTAGTGTAA
- a CDS encoding M48 family peptidase, with translation MSIEIISIKNIKIQQNIILQKIFDLSSTPTPNAAHIQQITETLVKTVTAIEKICFQQQVTPANLTSSSRQIYSWMKFLTDECNLKLHLQRTYYVRQIAQKILNNGQGSIEVMIEFTNLALLYKGKKSSNVAKIVINEGFINASEEVLQAVVKSALLGNSQDSTRLIRSFASSSEYSDVLLELDLIAEVIAENAQGKFYNLHHLFDKLNHEYFAANLVKPRLAWSQINTYRKFGHYETARDRVVISLTLDNANIPEFVTEFVLYHELLHKYHGIKWVQGRRMVHTKEFRVYESRFKLYKEASVWLKKLASSPRP, from the coding sequence ATGAGCATTGAGATTATTAGTATAAAAAACATCAAAATCCAACAAAATATTATCTTACAAAAGATTTTCGATTTATCTTCAACTCCAACCCCAAACGCTGCTCACATACAACAAATAACCGAGACTTTAGTAAAAACAGTGACAGCAATTGAAAAAATATGCTTCCAGCAGCAAGTAACACCTGCCAACCTGACTAGTTCATCCCGCCAAATATACTCCTGGATGAAGTTCTTGACAGATGAGTGTAACCTAAAACTTCATCTGCAAAGAACTTATTATGTGCGGCAAATCGCTCAAAAAATCCTCAATAATGGTCAAGGGTCAATCGAAGTAATGATTGAATTCACTAATCTTGCACTCTTATACAAGGGTAAGAAGTCTAGTAACGTTGCTAAAATCGTGATTAATGAAGGTTTTATTAATGCGTCAGAAGAAGTTTTACAGGCGGTAGTCAAATCTGCCCTTTTGGGGAATAGCCAAGATAGTACACGACTTATTAGGTCGTTTGCCAGTTCATCAGAATACAGCGATGTACTACTAGAACTTGATTTAATTGCTGAAGTAATTGCAGAGAATGCACAAGGTAAATTTTATAACCTACATCATTTATTTGATAAACTGAACCACGAATATTTTGCGGCAAATCTTGTCAAACCACGCCTTGCATGGAGCCAAATTAACACTTACCGTAAGTTCGGACATTATGAGACAGCTAGAGATCGTGTTGTGATAAGTTTGACTCTTGACAATGCCAATATACCGGAGTTTGTTACTGAATTCGTTTTATATCACGAATTGCTGCACAAGTACCACGGTATAAAGTGGGTTCAGGGCAGAAGAATGGTTCATACAAAAGAGTTTCGTGTATATGAAAGCAGGTTCAAGTTGTACAAAGAAGCATCTGTATGGCTGAAAAAGTTGGCATCTAGCCCAAGACCGTAA